Proteins found in one Orcinus orca chromosome 11, mOrcOrc1.1, whole genome shotgun sequence genomic segment:
- the STAT6 gene encoding signal transducer and activator of transcription 6 encodes MSLWGLVSKMPPEKLQRLYVDFPQHLRHLLGDWLENQPWEFLVGSDAFCCNMASALLSATVQRLQASAGEQGEGSTILQHISTLESIYQRDPLKLVATFRHILQGEKKAIMEQFRHLPMPFHWKQEELKFNTVLRRLQHRVGETCLLRKALQPGAEGGQVSLHSLIETPANGTGPSEALATFLQETVGELEAAQALVLKRIQIWKRQQQLAGNGAPFEESLAPLQERCESLVDIYSQLQQEVGAAGGELEPKTRAALISRLDEVLRTLITSSFLVEKQPPQVLKTQTKFQAGVRFLLGLRFLAAPAKPLMVRADMVTEKQARELSMPQGPGAGVESTGEIINNTVPLENSIPGNCCTALFKNLLLKKIKRCERKGTESVTEEKCAVLFSTSFTLSPNKLPIQLQALSLPLVVIVHGNQDNNAKATILWDNAFSEMDRVPFVVAERVPWEKMCETLNLKFMAEVGTNRGLLPEHFLFLAQKIFTDNSLSMEAFQHRSVSWSQFNKEILLGRGFTFWQWFDGVLDLTKRCLRSYWSDRLIIGFISKQYVTSLLLNEPDGTFLLRFSDSEIGGITIAHVIRGQDGSPQIENIQPFSAKDLSIRSLGDRIRDLAQLKNLYPKKPKDEAFRSHYKPEQMGKDGRGYVPATIKMTVERDQPLTTPEPQTPTMRPSYDLGMVPDCSMNMQLGPDMAPQGYPPRSHSIPSYPALPREESVNVLPAFQEPHLQMPPSLSQMSLPFDQPHPQGLLPCQPQEHAGSSSKPLLCSDVTMAEDSCLTQPVGGFPQGTWVREDMLPPLLPPTEQDLTKLLLEGQGESEGGSLGAQPLLQPSCYGQSGISMSHLDIRANPTW; translated from the exons ATGTCTCTGTGGGGTCTGGTCTCCAAAATGCCCCCAGAAAAACTGCAGCGGCTCTATGTTGACTTCCCTCAACACCTTCGGCATCTCCTGGGTGACTGGCTGGAGAACCAGCCCTG GGAATTCCTTGTCGGCTCAGACGCCTTCTGCTGCAACATGGCCAGCGCCCTACTTTCTGCCACTGTCCAGCGTCTTCAGGCCTCAGCTggagagcagggggaggggagcaccATCCTGCAACACATCAGCACcctggag AGCATATATCAGAGGGACCCCCTGAAGCTGGTGGCCACTTTCAGACACATacttcaaggggaaaaaaaagccattaTGGAACAG TTCCGCCACCTGCCAATGCCCTTCCACTGGAAGCAAGAGGAACTCAAGTTTAACACAGTCCTGCGGAGGCTGCAGCACCGAGTGGGGGAAACCTGCCTTCTCCGCAAAGCCCTGCAgcctggggctgagggaggcCAAG TGTCTTTGCACAGCCTGATAGAAACTCCTGCCAATGGGACCGGGCCAAGTGAG GCCCTCGCCACGTTCCTGCAGGAGACTGTCGGGGAGCTGGAGGCTGCCCAGGCCCTGGTGCTGAAGAGGATCCAGATTTGGAAACGGCAGCAGCAGCTGGCAGGGAATGGCGCACCCTTTGAGGAGAGCCTGGCCCCACTACAGGAGAG GTGTGAGAGCCTGGTGGACATTTACTCCCAGCTGCAGCAGGAGGTGGGGGCGGCTGGTGGGGAGCTTGAGCCCAAGACCCGGGCAGCGCTGATTAGCCGGCTGGATGAAGTCCTGCGAACCCTCATCACCAG CTCTTTCCTGGTGGAAAAGCAGCCCCCCCAGGTTCTGAAGACTCAGACCAAGTTCCAGGCCGGGGTTCGATTCCTGCTGGGCCTGCGGTTCCTGGCGGCCCCAGCCAAGCCTCTGATGGTCAGGGCCGACATGGTAACCGAGAAGCAGGCGAGGGAGCTGAGCATGCCCCAGGGGCCCGGGGCTGGAGT AGAAAGCACTGGGGAAATCATTAACAACACCGTGCCCCTGGAGAACAGCATTCCTGGGAATTGCTGCACTGCCCTGTTCAAGAACCTG CTTCTGAAGAAAATCAAGCGGTGCGAACGGAAGGGCACAGAGTCTGTCACCGAGGAGAAGTGTGCCGTGCTCTTTTCCACCAGCTTCACGCTCAGCCCCAACAAACTCCCTATCCAGCTCCAG GCCCTGTCTCTGCCCCTGGTGGTCATCGTCCACGGCAACCAAGACAACAATGCCAAAGCCACCATTCTGTGGGACAACGCCTTCTCTGAGATG gACCGCGTGCCCTTTGTGGTGGCTGAGCGGGTGCCCTGGGAGAAGATGTGTGAAACTCTTAACCTCAAGTTCATGGCTGAGGTGGGGACCAACCGGGGGTTACTCCCAGAGCACTTCCTCTTCCTGGCCCAGAAGATCTTCACCGACAACAGCCTCAGCATGGAGGCCTTCCAGCACCGTTCTGTGTCCTGGTCACAGTTCAACAAG gagATCCTGCTGGGTCGTGGCTTCACCTTTTGGCAGTGGTTTGATGGCGTCCTGGACCTCACCAAACGCTGTCTCCGGAGCTACTGGTCAGATCG GTTGATCATTGGCTTCATCAGCAAACAATACGTCACTAGCCTTCTTCTCAACGAGCCTGATGGAACATTCCTCCTTCGGTTCAGTGACTCAGAGATTGGGGGCATCACCATTGCCCATGTCATCCGGGGCCAGGATG GCTCCCCACAGATAGAGAACATCCAGCCATTCTCTGCCAAAGACCTGTCCATTCGTTCACTTGGTGACCGAATCCGGGACCTCGCTCAGCTCAAAAACCTCTACCCCAAGAAACCCAAGGACGAGGCTTTCCGGAGCCACTACAAGC CTGAGCAGATGGGTAAGGACGGCAGGGGTTATGTCCCAGCTACAATCAAGATGACTGTGGAAAG ggaCCAGCCACTTACCACCCCTGAGCCCCAAACGCCTACCATGAGGCCCTCTTATGATCTTGGAATGGTCCCTGACTGCTCCATGAACATGCAGCTCGGCCCAGATATGGC GCCCCAGGGGTACCCACCACGCTCTCACTCCATCCCCTCATATCCAGCCCTTCCCCGGGAAGAATCGGTCAATGTGCTGCCAGCCTTCCAGGA ACCTCACCTGCAGATGCCGCCCAGCCTGAGTCAGATGAGCCTGCCCTTTGACCAACCTCACCCGCA GGGCCTGCTGCCGTGCCAGCCTCAGGAGCATGCCGGGTCCAGCTCCAAGCCCTTGCTCTGCTCAGATGTGACCATGGCGGAAGACAGCTGCCTGACGCAGCCGGTGGGAGGGTTCCCTCAAGGCACCTG ggTCCGTGAAGACATGCTCCCGCCCTTGCTGCCTCCCACTGAACAGGACCTCACCAAGCTTCTCCTGGAGGGGCAAGGAGAGTCAGAGGGAGGGTCCTTGGGAGCCCAACCCCTCCTGCAGCCCTCCTGCTATGGGCAGTCTGGGATCTCAATGTCCCACCTGGACATAAGGGCTAACCCCACTTGGTGA
- the NAB2 gene encoding NGFI-A-binding protein 2, whose protein sequence is MHRAPSPTAEQPPGGGDSARRTPQPRLKPSARAMALPRTLGELQLYRVLQRANLLSYYETFIQQGGDDVQQLCEAGEEEFLEIMALVGMATKPLHVRRLQKALREWATNPGLFSQPVPAVPVSSIPLFKISETAGTRKGSMSNGHGSPGEKAGSARSFSPKSPLELGEKLSPLSGGPGAGDPRIWPGRSTPESDVGAGGEEEAGSPPFSPPAGGGVPEGTGAGGLAAAGAGGGPDRLEPEMVRMVVESVERIFRSFPRGDAGEVTSLLKLNKKLARSVGHIFEMDDNDSQKEEEIRKYSIIYGRFDSKRREGKQLSLHELTINEAAAQFCMRDNTLLLRRVELFSLSRQVARESTYLSSLKGSRLHPEELGGPPLKKLKQEVGEQSHSEIQQPPPGPESYAHPYRPSLEEDSASLSGESLDGHLQAVGSCPRLTPPPADLPLALPAHGLWSRHILQQTLMDEGLRLARLVSHDRVGRLSPCVPAKPPLAEFEEGLLDRCPAPGPHPALVEGRRSSVKVEAEASRQ, encoded by the exons ATGCACAGAGCTCCCTCCCCCACAGCCGAGCAGCCGCCGGGCGGAGGGGACAGCGCCCGCCGGACCCCGCAGCCCAGACTCAA GCCCAGTGCCCGAGCCATGGCCCTGCCTCGGACACTGGGGGAGCTGCAGCTGTACCGGGTCCTGCAGCGCGCCAATCTCCTTTCCTACTATGAGACCTTCATCCAGCAGGGAGGGGACGACGTGCAGCAACTGTGTGAGGCGGGTGAGGAGGAGTTCCTGGAGATCATGGCCCTCGTGGGCATGGCCACCAAGCCCCTCCATGTCCGACGCCTACAGAAGGCACTGAGAGAGTGGGCCACCAATCCAGGGCTCTTCAGCCAGCCAGTGCCTGCCGTGCCCGTTTCCAGCATTCCACTCTTCAAGATCTCTGAAACTGCAGGGACCCGGAAAGGGAGCATGAGCAACGGGCATGGCAGCCCAGGGGAGAAGGCGGGCAGTGCCCGCAGTTTTAGCCCTAAGAGCCCCCTTGAACTCGGAGAGAAGCTGTCACCATTGTCTGGGGGACCTGGGGCAGGGGACCCCCGGATCTGGCCAGGCCGGAGCACTCCAGAGTCTGATGTTGGggcaggaggagaagaggaggctgGCTCACCCCCGTTCTCCCCACCTGCAGGGGGAGGAGTCCCTGAGgggactggggctggggggctggcagCAGCTGGGGCTGGTGGTGGTCCGGATCGACTGGAGCCAGAGATGGTACGCATGGTGGTGGAGAGCGTGGAGAGGATCTTCCGAAGCTTCCCAAGGGGGGATGCTGGGGAGGTAACTTCCCTGCTGAAGCTGAACAAGAAGCTGGCACGGAGCGTGGGCCACATCTTTGAGATGGACGATAATGACagccagaaggaagaggagataCGCAAATACAGCATCATCTATGGCCGCTTTGACTCCAAGCGGCGGGAGGGCAAGCAGCTGAGCCTGCATGAG CTGACCATCAACGAGGCTGCTGCCCAGTTTTGCATGAGGGACAACACTCTTTTACTGCGAAGGGTGGAACTCTTCTCCCTGTCCCGCCAAGTGGCCCGAGAGAGCACCTACCTGTCCTCCTTGAAGGGCTCCAG GCTCCACCCTGAAGAACTGGGAGGCCCCCcactgaagaaactgaaacaagAG GTTGGAGAACAAAGTCACTCTGAAATCCAGcagcctcccccaggccctgagtCCTATGCACACCCATACCGCCCCAGCCTGGAGGAAGACAGCGCCAGCCTGTCCGGGGAGAGCCTGGATGGACACTTGCAGG CTGTGGGGTCGTGCCCAAGGCTGACGCCGCCCCCTGCTGACCTGCCTCTGGCGTTGCCAGCCCATGGGCTGTGGAGCCGCCACATCCTGCAGCAGACGCTGATGGACGAGGGGCTGCGGCTAGCCCGCCTCGTCTCCCACGACCGCGTGGGCCGCCTCAGCCCCTGTGTGCCCGCAAAGCCACCTCTCGCAG AGTTCGAGGAGGGGCTGCTGGACCGATGCCCTGCCCCAGGACCCCATCCTGCTCTGGTGGAAGGTCGAAGGAGCAGCGTGAAAGTGGAGGCTGAGGCCAGCCGGCAGTGA